The following proteins are co-located in the Roseofilum reptotaenium CS-1145 genome:
- a CDS encoding NUDIX hydrolase: MAFQPEPAEKIQQRFFYQGRKFSFEGATLRLPNGVVGDWECIYHPGGALAVPVTPEGKLVLVRQYRFAAQGRLLEFPAGTVEVHEDPAETIKREIEEETGYRSHKWRKLGEFFLAPGYSDEIIYAFLAEDLELLPNPPQQDEDEDIETVLMTPQELEQAIVDGEQIDAKSISAFVLARPFLR, from the coding sequence ATGGCCTTTCAACCGGAACCCGCAGAAAAAATCCAACAACGCTTCTTCTACCAAGGACGTAAATTCAGCTTCGAGGGCGCAACCCTGCGCCTTCCCAATGGTGTTGTCGGTGACTGGGAATGCATCTATCATCCTGGAGGCGCTCTTGCTGTACCCGTCACCCCAGAAGGAAAATTAGTCCTGGTGCGTCAATACCGCTTTGCAGCACAGGGACGACTGCTTGAATTTCCGGCTGGAACCGTAGAAGTGCATGAAGATCCCGCCGAAACCATTAAACGGGAAATTGAAGAAGAAACCGGATATCGGAGTCATAAATGGCGTAAACTGGGTGAATTTTTTCTGGCTCCTGGCTATTCCGATGAAATTATTTATGCCTTTTTAGCCGAAGATCTCGAACTCTTGCCCAACCCTCCCCAGCAAGACGAAGATGAAGATATAGAAACGGTGTTAATGACTCCACAAGAATTAGAACAAGCCATTGTAGACGGGGAACAAATCGATGCCAAATCCATTTCCGCCTTCGTTTTAGCCCGTCCCTTCCTCCGCTAA